A region of the Agromyces sp. CF514 genome:
CACCGCCACGGCACCTCGGGCCGCAGCGCGGCCTCGACGACCACGAGCGGCACGAGCACGCCGACGAGCGCCCAGTCGCGCCACACCCGGCGGGGCGGCGGCGGCACCGCGGCAGGCGCGTTCCACAGCGACCGCACGGGGCTCGTCATGCCCTCATGATAGGTGCGCGGCATCCGTCGAGGAGGGCGTCGGGGGCGGCGTCGCGACCGAGCGCGGGCGTCGGCGCGGGCCGAACATGCCGATGCGCACGCGTCGCCGGATGACGACCTCCGCGACCGCGAGGTTGATCGCCCACCCGAGCGCCATGAGCGCGGTGTAGGCGAACTCGTCGGGCTCGCCGACCAGCAGCACCCACGGCATGATCGTGAGCACCTGCGTGCCGGCACCGAGCCCGATGGCGTAGGCGCGCGTCATCCACGCGCTGTGCACGCGCACGTCGCCGCGCCGGATCGCGAGGAACGCGACGACGATCGCCGCCGCCATGGCGGGCGCCAGCACGATGCGGATGAGCATGAGTGCAGGGCCGCTGTTCGCCGGAAGGTCGTAGGCGACGGCCATCCAGAGACCGGATGCCGCCGACACGAGCCCGGCCGGCGCGACCACCCGCCCGGCGAGCCGGTGCCAGCGGCGCCGCCTGAGCGAGGGTGCGAACTGCAGCGCGCCGAGCAGCAGGAACACCGTGGACCCGATGATGTGCGCGATGACCGGCACGGGGGAGTCGAAGAAGCGCGCGTTCTCGGCCGTGACCTCGGCGCCGGTGCCGAGCTGCACGAGGCGGCTCGAGCCAGCGGCCATGGGCACGAGCGTCAGCGCGATGAGCCCGGACGGCGCGAGCCATCCGGGGCGGCGGCGCATAGGCGGGGCTGGGGGGTTCTCGTCCATGCTCCGATGCTCGCGAGCGGATGCCGCGGCGGCATCGGTCGGCGGGTCCGACCTGCCTCGGCCGATCGGCCGATCGCGTCGCTCAGCGACGGGGGGATGCCGGCGTGGTCGGCGCGTGCCGCCGGCGCGACGCGAGCACGACCAGGCCAGCAGCGAGGAGCGCGGCGGCGAGTGGCAGCGCCTCGAGGCTTCGGGGGCCGGTCGCGGGCAGTCCCGTCGCGTCGCCGGATCCGGCAGGTGCGCCTGGCCCGCTCGTGCCGGGGTTCGGCGGGATCACCGGCTCGCCCGGCGGGTCGGTCGGCGGCGGCTCGGTCGGGGCGGCTGCGACGTCCACCTGGAGGCTCGCTCGGGCGAGCGTGCCGTTCGCATCGAGCACGGTGTAGGGCACGACGGGCGTCGTTCCCGAGAACCCCGCGGCCGGCGCGAACGTGACTGCGCCGGTCGTCGGGTCGACCGTGAGCGTGCCGACGCCGTCGAGGGCGAGCGTGCGGCCGTCGGACGACAGCGCCTCGGGGTCGGCGCCGAGCGGCAGCTCCAGGCGCACCGACCTGGGCACGAGCGGCGCCGGAGCGCCGCCGCCCGCGTCGTTGCCGCTGACGTCGTTCGCCAGCACGTCGATGACCGTCGACTCGCCGGGCTCGGCCACGACGTTGTCGACGCCGGCGACCGGCGTCACCGGGGTCACCGAGATCACGAGCAGCGCCGTGGCCGTCGTGCCGTTCGCGTCGGTGACGCCGTACGGCACCGGGGTCGCCTCGCCGACGAAGGTCGCGACGGGCCGGAACCCGATGCCGCCCGTGACGGCGTCGACCGTGTACTCGCCCTCGCCGGGCACGACGAGCGACCTCCCGTCGGCGCCGAGCGCGGTGCCGATCGGGGCACCGGCCGGCACGCGCAGGCGCACGCTCGTCGGATCGAGCCCGACCGCGTCGGACCCCGGCAGGTCGTTGCCGAGCACGTCGACCGTGATCGGGGTCGCCTGCGGGGTCGCCGCGGCATCCGGTGACGGCACCGGCACGACGGGGGCGACCGAGATCGAGATGACGGATGTCGCGAGCGTGCCGTTCGCGTCGGCGACCGTGTACGGCACGGGCGTCGTGTCGCCGGTGAAGGACGGGACCGGCGTGAACGTGACGCCGCCCGCCCCGTCCAGCGCGTAGACACCCTCGCCCGCGATGGTGAGCACGCCCTCGGGCGAGAACGAGGAGCCGGCGGGCGCTCCCGGCGGCAGCTGGAGCGCGAGCGTGGCGGGCACGAGCGCGATGGCGGCCGTGCCCGGCTCGTCGTTCGCGAGGGGCTCGACGGTCGTCGCGGTGCCCTGCGCCGTGGTCGTGGAATCCGCGA
Encoded here:
- a CDS encoding DUF2306 domain-containing protein, translating into MDENPPAPPMRRRPGWLAPSGLIALTLVPMAAGSSRLVQLGTGAEVTAENARFFDSPVPVIAHIIGSTVFLLLGALQFAPSLRRRRWHRLAGRVVAPAGLVSAASGLWMAVAYDLPANSGPALMLIRIVLAPAMAAAIVVAFLAIRRGDVRVHSAWMTRAYAIGLGAGTQVLTIMPWVLLVGEPDEFAYTALMALGWAINLAVAEVVIRRRVRIGMFGPRRRPRSVATPPPTPSSTDAAHLS